In Achromobacter xylosoxidans A8, a single window of DNA contains:
- a CDS encoding D-alanine--poly(phosphoribitol) ligase — MRFDLKSFQFIDCERAPDAPAVVAADRSLSWAQLRDEAGAWAEEARRHGAAPDVPVTIYGHKEASFFVAMVGALLIGAPFVPVDTIYPQERLRRIVEIVRAAAVFDAASGSFTPGEGAMLAERGLAYVMFTSGSTGDPKGVQIGRESVGLLGDWMLGSFGLGEAPVFMNQAPFSFDLSMYEVFATLAAGGCCVLNAREQIAAPATWMARLAEHGVTAWVSTPSFAHQQLANRDFSPAALPTLRTFLFCGEPLPSALAKKLRQRFPEAVILNTYGPTEATVATTWIEVTDAVLAAHDPLPVGHAKPDSVLIVDEGEICIVGDHVMRGYLNRPDLNQAKLYTYADGRRAFRTGDLGQMEGDGLLFCRGRMDDQIKLNGYRIELAEIDEALHGLPGVEGGACAVLRRPDGTAVRLIGFVAGVEAGQAPCMLAPDALAGWKERLAQRLPPYMVPSELVACPALPMSNNHKIDRKKLVEIYAGISA, encoded by the coding sequence ATGCGTTTCGATCTGAAGTCTTTCCAGTTCATCGATTGCGAGCGCGCGCCCGATGCGCCCGCTGTCGTCGCCGCCGACCGCAGCCTGAGCTGGGCGCAACTGCGCGACGAGGCCGGCGCCTGGGCTGAAGAGGCGCGCAGGCATGGCGCGGCGCCGGATGTGCCGGTGACCATCTACGGTCACAAGGAAGCCTCGTTCTTCGTCGCCATGGTCGGCGCCCTGTTGATCGGGGCGCCGTTCGTGCCGGTGGACACGATCTATCCGCAGGAGCGCCTGCGCCGCATTGTCGAGATCGTGCGTGCCGCCGCCGTGTTCGATGCCGCCAGCGGCAGCTTCACGCCGGGCGAGGGCGCCATGCTGGCCGAGCGCGGCCTGGCTTACGTCATGTTCACGTCCGGCAGCACCGGCGATCCGAAGGGCGTGCAGATCGGCCGCGAAAGCGTCGGCCTGCTGGGCGACTGGATGCTGGGCAGCTTCGGCTTGGGCGAGGCGCCCGTGTTCATGAACCAGGCGCCGTTCAGCTTCGACCTGTCCATGTACGAAGTGTTCGCCACCCTGGCCGCAGGAGGCTGCTGCGTGCTGAATGCGCGTGAGCAGATCGCCGCGCCGGCAACCTGGATGGCCCGCCTGGCCGAGCACGGCGTTACCGCCTGGGTGTCCACGCCGTCATTCGCGCACCAGCAACTGGCCAACCGCGATTTCTCGCCAGCCGCCTTGCCCACGCTGCGCACCTTCCTGTTTTGCGGCGAACCGTTGCCGTCGGCGCTGGCCAAGAAACTGCGCCAGCGCTTCCCGGAGGCCGTCATTCTGAATACCTACGGCCCCACGGAAGCCACCGTGGCGACCACCTGGATCGAGGTCACCGACGCGGTCCTGGCCGCGCACGATCCGCTGCCGGTGGGGCATGCCAAGCCCGACAGCGTGCTGATCGTGGACGAGGGCGAGATCTGCATCGTGGGCGACCACGTCATGCGCGGCTATCTGAACCGCCCCGACCTGAACCAGGCCAAGCTCTACACCTACGCCGACGGCCGTCGCGCTTTTCGCACGGGGGACCTGGGCCAGATGGAGGGCGACGGCCTGCTGTTCTGCCGCGGCCGCATGGATGACCAGATCAAGCTGAACGGCTATCGCATCGAACTGGCCGAGATCGATGAAGCGCTGCACGGTCTGCCGGGCGTGGAGGGCGGCGCCTGCGCGGTGCTGCGCAGGCCTGACGGCACGGCGGTGCGATTGATCGGATTCGTGGCGGGGGTGGAGGCCGGGCAGGCGCCGTGCATGCTGGCGCCGGACGCGTTGGCGGGCTGGAAGGAGCGGCTGGCGCAGCGTCTGCCGCCTTACATGGTGCCGTCCGAGCTGGTGGCTTGTCCGGCGCTTCCCATGTCGAACAACCACAAGATCGACCGCAAGAAACTGGTCGAGATCTACGCCGGCATTTCGGCGTAA
- a CDS encoding YggT family protein codes for MLDEILRFLLEIVFTLFGAALIARAWMHAIRLHPFNPLSRFIYQVTNWLVLPLRKIIPASNKIDWTSLVAVWLSALIYLVLVWLVAIGALIPVEYLPKAMGSALIMAIKWALNLVVWLTLIQAVLSWVNPMAPMMPLLQALTAPMLDPIRRLLPRTAIDFSPLVLLIVAQVLLMVLSNISQRMMGL; via the coding sequence ATGCTCGATGAAATCTTGCGCTTCCTTCTCGAAATCGTGTTCACGCTGTTCGGCGCGGCGCTGATTGCCCGCGCCTGGATGCACGCGATACGGCTGCACCCCTTCAACCCCTTGTCGCGCTTCATCTACCAGGTCACCAACTGGCTGGTGCTGCCCCTGCGCAAGATCATTCCCGCCAGCAACAAGATCGACTGGACCAGCCTGGTCGCCGTGTGGCTGTCCGCGCTGATCTATCTGGTGCTGGTCTGGCTGGTGGCGATCGGCGCGCTGATTCCGGTGGAATACCTGCCCAAGGCCATGGGCTCGGCCTTGATCATGGCCATCAAATGGGCGCTGAATCTGGTGGTGTGGCTGACGCTGATCCAGGCCGTGCTGTCGTGGGTCAACCCGATGGCGCCCATGATGCCGCTGCTGCAGGCGCTGACCGCGCCCATGCTGGACCCCATCCGCCGCCTGCTGCCGCGCACCGCGATCGACTTTTCGCCGCTGGTGCTGCTGATCGTCGCGCAGGTGCTGCTGATGGTGCTGTCCAACATCAGCCAGCGCATGATGGGCCTGTAA
- a CDS encoding histone H1-like DNA-binding protein: protein MATAKKAVKKAVKKPAAKKAVAKKAAPAKKAAVKKVAVKKVAAKKQAVKKVAAKKPAVKKVAAKKAVAKKAVAKKAVAKKAVAKKAVAKKVVAKKAVAKKAVAKKAVAKKAVAKKAVAKKVVAKKAVAKKAVAKKAVAKKAPAAKKAVAKKAVAKKAPAAKKAPAAAKPAAAKKPAAAKKPAAKKAAPKKPVTPPSTAAAPGAKTALNPAASWPFPTGGRP, encoded by the coding sequence ATGGCAACAGCCAAGAAAGCCGTAAAGAAAGCGGTGAAGAAGCCCGCCGCCAAGAAGGCAGTAGCGAAGAAGGCCGCACCGGCCAAGAAAGCTGCCGTCAAGAAGGTAGCCGTCAAGAAAGTCGCTGCCAAGAAGCAGGCAGTGAAGAAGGTTGCCGCCAAGAAGCCGGCAGTCAAGAAGGTCGCCGCCAAGAAAGCGGTAGCCAAGAAAGCGGTAGCCAAGAAGGCCGTCGCCAAGAAGGCCGTGGCCAAGAAAGCGGTAGCCAAGAAGGTTGTCGCCAAGAAGGCCGTGGCCAAGAAAGCCGTCGCCAAGAAGGCGGTTGCCAAGAAGGCCGTCGCCAAGAAAGCCGTAGCCAAGAAAGTCGTCGCCAAGAAGGCCGTCGCCAAGAAAGCGGTAGCCAAGAAGGCCGTCGCCAAGAAGGCGCCTGCTGCCAAGAAGGCGGTTGCCAAGAAGGCCGTCGCCAAGAAGGCGCCTGCTGCCAAGAAGGCTCCCGCTGCTGCCAAGCCTGCTGCTGCCAAGAAGCCTGCCGCCGCCAAGAAGCCCGCTGCGAAGAAAGCCGCTCCGAAGAAGCCCGTAACGCCGCCGTCCACGGCTGCCGCTCCGGGCGCGAAGACCGCGCTGAACCCCGCCGCGTCGTGGCCGTTCCCGACGGGTGGCCGTCCCTAA
- a CDS encoding ribonucleotide-diphosphate reductase subunit beta, with amino-acid sequence MINWEDDTIATQAAQSPAPAAGGQAAPEVRAATGVFGDTAMPTPAAPEHAAGLAASGAATSQRVKVADKRIINGQTDVNQLVPFKYKWAWEKYLATCANHWMPQEINMSRDIALWKNPNGLTEDERRIVKRNLGFFVTADSLAANNIVLGTYRHITAPECRQFLLRQAFEEAIHTHAYQYIVESLDLDEAEIFNAYNEVPSIRAKDEFLIPFIDAIADPNFKTGTPEADQTLLKSLIVFACLMEGLFFYVGFTQILALGRQNKMTGAAEQYMYILRDESMHCNFGIDLINTVKLENPHLWTPEFREEIRELFRKAVELEYAYAEDTMPRGVLGLNAPMFKSYLRFIANRRCQQIGIEPLYPQEENPFPWMAEMIDLKKERNFFETRVIEYQTGGTLSWE; translated from the coding sequence ATGATTAATTGGGAAGACGACACCATCGCCACGCAAGCTGCTCAATCGCCCGCACCCGCGGCCGGTGGGCAGGCTGCGCCCGAAGTCCGGGCGGCGACCGGTGTTTTCGGCGACACCGCCATGCCCACGCCCGCCGCGCCTGAACACGCGGCCGGCCTGGCCGCCAGCGGCGCCGCCACCTCGCAACGCGTGAAGGTTGCCGACAAGCGCATCATCAACGGCCAGACCGACGTCAACCAGCTCGTACCGTTCAAGTACAAGTGGGCGTGGGAAAAGTACCTGGCCACTTGCGCCAACCACTGGATGCCGCAAGAGATCAACATGTCGCGCGACATCGCCCTCTGGAAGAACCCGAACGGGCTCACCGAGGACGAGCGCCGCATCGTCAAGCGCAACCTGGGTTTCTTCGTCACCGCCGACTCGCTGGCCGCGAACAACATCGTGCTGGGCACCTACCGCCACATCACGGCGCCCGAGTGCCGCCAGTTCCTGCTGCGCCAGGCGTTTGAAGAAGCGATCCACACGCACGCCTATCAATACATCGTCGAAAGCCTGGACCTGGACGAAGCGGAGATCTTCAACGCTTACAACGAAGTGCCGTCCATCCGCGCCAAGGACGAGTTCCTGATCCCGTTCATCGACGCGATCGCGGACCCCAACTTCAAGACGGGCACTCCCGAAGCCGACCAGACGCTGCTGAAGTCGCTGATCGTCTTCGCTTGCCTGATGGAAGGCCTGTTCTTCTACGTTGGCTTCACGCAGATCCTGGCGCTGGGCCGCCAGAACAAGATGACCGGCGCCGCCGAACAGTACATGTACATCCTGCGCGATGAATCCATGCACTGCAATTTCGGCATCGACCTGATCAACACCGTCAAACTGGAAAATCCGCATCTGTGGACGCCGGAATTCCGCGAAGAAATTCGAGAACTCTTCCGCAAAGCGGTCGAACTCGAATACGCTTACGCCGAAGACACGATGCCGCGCGGCGTGTTGGGCTTGAACGCACCTATGTTCAAATCCTATCTGCGCTTCATCGCCAACCGTCGTTGCCAGCAAATCGGTATCGAACCGCTGTACCCCCAGGAAGAAAACCCCTTCCCGTGGATGGCGGAAATGATCGATCTTAAAAAGGAACGCAACTTTTTTGAAACTCGCGTGATCGAATACCAAACCGGTGGCACGCTGAGCTGGGAGTAA
- a CDS encoding ribonucleoside-diphosphate reductase subunit alpha, which produces MQTTIASVTRPTAVPPSQTDSPADANGGQWASYNIIRRNGSVVGFEPNKIAIAMTKAFLAVNGGQGAASARVRELVENLTGQAVNALVRNRPNGGTFHIEDIQDQVELALMRSGEHDVARAYVLYREKRTQERAAAAAAADTQEKAAAPQEHVLNVTDAGVRRPLDLAELRATIEAAGEGLAEFIDTEAILKETVKNLYDGIPVDEVFKSAILSARALVEKDPAYSQVTARLLLHTIRKEVLGEEVSQDGMAARYAEYFPTFIARGIEGGLLSPDLASYDLTKLGHALNAKRDLQFGYLGLQTLYDRYFLHIRGTRIELPQVFFMRVAMGLALREADRETRAIEFYEILSSFDFMSSTPTLFNSGTLHSQLSSCYLTTVSDDLEGIYDAIKENALLAKYAGGLGNDWTPVRALRSHIKGTNGESQGVVPFLKVVNDTAVAVNQGGKRKGAVCTYLESWHLDIEEFLELRKNTGDERRRTHDMNTANWIPDLFMKRVMEGGEWTLFSPSDCPDLHDKYGRAFEEAYVGYEARVASGELKLFKKMPALNLWRKMLSMLFETGHPWITFKDPCNIRSPQQHVGVVHSSNLCTEITLNTNESEIAVCNLGSVNLVAHMKPAAGGGFELDHDKIKRTVSIAMRMLDNVIDINYYAVDKARNSNARHRPVGMGIMGFQDCLQMMRVPYASQSAVEFADRSMEAVCYHAYWASSLLAEERGRYQSYEGSLWSRGILPQDTLKMLRDERGGHVEVDESSTLDWDTLRARIKKHGMRNSNCIAIAPTATISNIIGVSACIEPTFQNLYVKSNLSGEFTVVNDYLVRDLKKLGLWDEVMVADLKYFDGSLSRIDRVPSELRDLYATAFEVEPSWLVECASRRQKWIDQAQSLNIYMAGASGKKLDDTYKLAWKRGLKTTYYLRTLGATSAEKSTGRGGELNAVSAGGQSTSAAVAAAPVLPEPEVLGAVCTMRPGDPGFEECEACQ; this is translated from the coding sequence ATGCAGACTACGATCGCCTCTGTGACCCGGCCTACGGCCGTGCCGCCCTCGCAAACCGATTCCCCTGCCGACGCCAATGGCGGGCAATGGGCCAGCTACAACATCATTCGCCGCAATGGCTCGGTGGTCGGGTTCGAACCCAACAAGATCGCCATCGCCATGACCAAGGCCTTCCTGGCCGTCAACGGCGGCCAGGGCGCGGCCTCGGCGCGCGTGCGTGAGCTGGTCGAGAACCTGACCGGCCAGGCCGTCAATGCGCTGGTGCGCAACCGCCCCAACGGCGGCACCTTCCATATTGAAGACATCCAGGACCAGGTCGAACTGGCCCTGATGCGCTCGGGCGAACACGACGTTGCCCGCGCCTACGTGCTGTACCGCGAAAAGCGCACGCAGGAACGCGCCGCAGCCGCCGCCGCCGCCGACACCCAGGAGAAGGCCGCCGCCCCGCAGGAGCACGTGCTGAACGTGACCGACGCCGGCGTGCGCCGCCCGCTGGACCTGGCTGAACTGCGCGCCACCATCGAAGCCGCCGGCGAAGGCCTGGCCGAATTCATCGACACGGAAGCGATCCTGAAGGAAACGGTCAAGAACCTGTACGACGGCATTCCCGTCGACGAAGTGTTCAAGTCCGCCATCCTGTCCGCGCGCGCGCTGGTCGAAAAGGACCCGGCCTACAGCCAGGTCACCGCACGTCTGCTGCTGCACACGATCCGCAAGGAAGTGCTGGGCGAGGAAGTCTCGCAGGACGGCATGGCCGCCCGCTACGCCGAATACTTCCCCACCTTCATCGCCCGCGGCATCGAAGGCGGCCTGCTGTCGCCCGACCTGGCCAGCTATGACCTGACCAAGCTGGGCCACGCCCTGAACGCCAAGCGCGATCTGCAATTCGGCTACCTCGGCCTGCAGACCCTGTACGACCGCTACTTCCTGCACATCCGCGGCACCCGCATCGAACTGCCGCAGGTGTTCTTCATGCGCGTGGCCATGGGCCTGGCGCTGCGCGAAGCCGACCGCGAAACCCGCGCCATCGAGTTCTACGAGATCCTGTCCTCGTTCGACTTCATGAGCTCGACGCCGACGCTGTTCAACTCCGGCACCCTGCACTCGCAGCTGTCGTCGTGCTACCTCACCACCGTCTCCGACGACCTGGAAGGCATCTACGACGCCATCAAGGAAAACGCGCTGCTGGCCAAGTACGCCGGCGGCCTGGGCAACGACTGGACCCCGGTGCGCGCGCTGCGCAGCCACATCAAGGGCACCAACGGCGAAAGCCAAGGCGTCGTGCCGTTCCTGAAGGTCGTCAACGACACCGCCGTCGCGGTCAACCAGGGCGGCAAGCGCAAGGGCGCTGTCTGCACGTACCTGGAATCGTGGCACCTGGACATCGAAGAATTCCTGGAACTGCGCAAGAACACCGGCGACGAGCGCCGCCGCACGCACGACATGAACACGGCGAACTGGATTCCCGACCTGTTCATGAAGCGCGTCATGGAAGGCGGCGAGTGGACGCTGTTCTCGCCGTCCGACTGCCCCGACCTGCACGACAAGTACGGCCGCGCCTTTGAAGAAGCCTACGTGGGCTACGAAGCGCGCGTGGCCAGCGGCGAGCTCAAGCTCTTCAAGAAGATGCCGGCGCTGAACCTGTGGCGCAAGATGCTGTCGATGCTGTTCGAAACCGGCCACCCCTGGATCACGTTCAAGGATCCTTGCAACATCCGTTCGCCGCAGCAGCACGTGGGCGTGGTCCACAGCTCGAACCTGTGCACCGAGATCACGCTGAACACCAACGAATCCGAAATCGCGGTGTGCAACCTGGGTTCCGTGAACCTGGTCGCGCACATGAAGCCGGCTGCCGGCGGCGGTTTCGAACTCGACCACGACAAGATCAAGCGCACCGTCAGCATCGCCATGCGCATGCTCGACAACGTGATCGACATCAACTACTACGCCGTCGACAAGGCTCGCAATTCCAACGCGCGCCATCGTCCGGTGGGCATGGGCATCATGGGCTTCCAGGATTGCCTGCAGATGATGCGCGTGCCTTACGCATCGCAGTCCGCCGTCGAATTCGCCGACCGTTCGATGGAAGCCGTGTGCTATCACGCGTACTGGGCCTCGAGCCTGCTCGCTGAAGAGCGCGGCCGCTATCAATCGTATGAAGGCTCGCTGTGGTCGCGCGGCATCTTGCCGCAAGACACGTTGAAGATGCTGCGCGATGAACGCGGTGGTCATGTTGAAGTTGATGAGTCGAGCACGCTCGATTGGGATACGTTGCGCGCGCGCATCAAAAAACATGGCATGCGCAACTCCAATTGCATCGCAATCGCCCCAACCGCGACTATTTCCAATATCATTGGCGTATCTGCGTGCATCGAACCCACTTTCCAGAACTTGTACGTCAAATCGAATCTCTCCGGCGAGTTCACGGTCGTTAACGATTACCTCGTGCGTGACCTGAAGAAACTCGGTCTCTGGGACGAAGTCATGGTCGCCGACCTCAAGTACTTCGACGGCAGCCTGTCCCGCATCGATCGCGTACCTTCCGAACTCCGCGACCTCTACGCCACTGCGTTCGAAGTCGAACCGAGCTGGCTGGTTGAATGCGCGTCGCGCCGCCAGAAGTGGATCGATCAAGCACAGTCGCTGAACATCTACATGGCCGGCGCGTCGGGCAAGAAACTGGACGACACCTACAAGCTGGCTTGGAAGCGCGGCCTGAAGACGACCTACTACCTGCGTACCCTGGGCGCCACCAGCGCCGAGAAGTCCACGGGACGCGGCGGCGAATTGAACGCCGTTTCCGCAGGAGGCCAGTCCACGTCCGCCGCTGTCGCTGCTGCACCTGTTTTGCCGGAACCCGAAGTTCTCGGGGCGGTTTGCACCATGCGGCCGGGCGACCCCGGCTTCGAAGAGTGCGAAGCCTGCCAATAA
- a CDS encoding indolepyruvate ferredoxin oxidoreductase family protein: MDGTPAAEPQLDLEYQLADNLTRSSGRIFLTGTQALVRIMLTQARMDRERGLNTAGFVSGYRGSPLGGVDMAMWKAQKALDANQITFLPAINEDMAATAVMGTQQAGVRADRNVDGVYAMWYGKGPGVDRAGDALHHGNAAGASRNGGVLVVVGDDHTAVSSSIPHASEASLIGWQMPIVHPASIDEYETFALWGWALSRYSGTWVAFKAVSETIECGHSFVPAPAQRYDMPADPDMPPESLEYSARDFLSLAIETRMNLRMKAVAAFARRHSIDRLTCPAPKAAVGIVTVGKAHLDTMEALSRLGVDTVTANAPVRIYKPGLTWPLDSERLLEFARGLSHILVIEEKGAVVESQIKDLLFNLPDRPSVIGKKGFDGEALVPSAGQLRPSLLAQPLASWLSRAAGLPLAADLSAFACQAPLSNDADGMRRRPYFCSGCPHSTSTKVPEGSQALSGVGCHYMAAWMDRDTGGLTQMGGEGVDWIGLSRYTKMPHIFQNMGEGTYYHSGYLAIRQAVAAKANITYKILFNDATAMTGGQPIDGPISVPSICQQLRGENVTRIVVTTDEPEKYQGVDLGAGIKVHHRRELDALQRELREIPGVTVLIHDQTCAAEKRRRRKKNQFPDPARRMQINSAVCEGCGDCGVQSNCLSVVPLETPYGRKRAIDQSSCNKDYSCAEGFCPSFVSVMGGKPKKSAAPKADQERLQKLIAQLPLPAMPALDHPYRLLVAGMGGTGVITIGAIVSMAAHLEGLSAAVLDLTGLAQKGGTVVSHIRLAPAGAPAGPVRLDWQQADAAILCDPVASVAPDSLGALRRGHTQVTVNSYVAPVSDFTRNPDAAMQPEALLAKIRHAAGESNTAAIDAHEAALALFGDSILSNMFMLGYAWQRGGVPLSQAAINRAIELNGVAVAANRAAFDSGRLAAHQPDALEGALRPRAQVVQLHVPESFERAVARRIDDLTAYQDAGYARQFQDVVEAVAARERELAPEAKTPRLALAVARGLFKLMAYKDEYEVARLYTGESFQAQLKGQFEGDYSLRFHMAPPIFARKDPRTGVPRKMTLGPRTMTALKMLTRLKGLRGTWFDPFGHTAERKMERSLVREYRQTIDQLLAGLTRDKLAQAATIAGLAETIRGFGHVKAANVEKYRTELGRLMQTYTAPAPQDMPLRKTA, encoded by the coding sequence ATGGACGGTACCCCCGCCGCCGAACCCCAGCTGGACCTCGAGTACCAGCTCGCCGACAACCTCACCCGCAGCTCCGGCCGCATCTTTCTGACCGGCACCCAGGCGCTGGTGCGCATCATGCTCACCCAGGCCCGGATGGACCGCGAGCGCGGCCTGAACACGGCCGGCTTCGTCTCGGGCTACCGCGGCTCGCCGCTGGGCGGCGTGGACATGGCCATGTGGAAGGCGCAAAAGGCGCTGGACGCCAACCAGATCACCTTCCTGCCCGCCATCAATGAAGACATGGCGGCCACCGCCGTCATGGGCACGCAGCAGGCCGGCGTGCGCGCCGACCGCAACGTCGATGGCGTCTACGCCATGTGGTACGGCAAGGGCCCGGGCGTGGATCGCGCCGGCGACGCGCTGCATCACGGCAACGCCGCGGGCGCATCGCGCAACGGTGGCGTGCTGGTGGTGGTGGGCGACGACCACACCGCCGTCTCGTCCTCGATCCCGCATGCCAGCGAGGCCTCGCTGATCGGCTGGCAGATGCCCATCGTGCATCCCGCCTCCATCGACGAATACGAGACCTTCGCGCTCTGGGGCTGGGCCCTGTCACGCTACTCGGGCACCTGGGTCGCCTTCAAGGCCGTGTCTGAAACCATCGAATGCGGGCATTCCTTCGTCCCCGCCCCCGCCCAGCGCTACGACATGCCGGCGGACCCGGACATGCCGCCCGAATCGCTCGAATACTCCGCGCGCGACTTCCTGTCGCTGGCGATCGAAACGCGCATGAACCTGCGCATGAAGGCCGTGGCCGCGTTCGCGCGCCGCCACAGCATCGACCGCCTGACCTGTCCGGCGCCCAAGGCCGCTGTCGGCATCGTCACGGTGGGCAAGGCGCACCTGGACACCATGGAAGCGCTGTCGCGCCTGGGCGTGGACACCGTCACCGCCAACGCGCCGGTGCGCATCTACAAGCCGGGCCTGACCTGGCCGCTGGATAGCGAACGCCTGCTGGAATTCGCGCGCGGCCTGTCGCACATTCTCGTGATCGAGGAAAAGGGCGCGGTGGTCGAAAGCCAGATCAAGGACCTGCTGTTCAACCTGCCGGACCGCCCCTCGGTCATCGGCAAAAAGGGCTTCGACGGCGAAGCGCTGGTGCCCTCGGCCGGCCAGTTGCGCCCCTCGCTGCTGGCGCAGCCGCTGGCCAGCTGGCTCAGCCGCGCCGCCGGCCTGCCGCTGGCCGCGGACCTGTCCGCGTTCGCCTGCCAGGCGCCGCTGTCCAACGACGCCGACGGCATGCGCCGCCGCCCCTACTTCTGTTCGGGCTGCCCGCACAGCACCTCGACCAAGGTGCCGGAAGGCAGCCAGGCCCTGTCGGGCGTGGGCTGCCACTACATGGCCGCCTGGATGGACCGCGACACCGGCGGCCTGACGCAGATGGGCGGCGAAGGCGTGGACTGGATCGGCCTGTCGCGCTACACCAAGATGCCGCACATCTTCCAGAACATGGGAGAAGGCACTTATTACCACTCCGGCTATCTCGCCATCCGCCAGGCCGTGGCCGCCAAGGCCAACATCACCTACAAGATCCTGTTCAACGACGCCACGGCCATGACGGGCGGCCAGCCCATCGACGGCCCGATCTCGGTGCCCAGCATCTGCCAGCAGCTGCGCGGCGAGAACGTGACGCGCATCGTCGTCACCACCGACGAGCCCGAAAAGTACCAAGGCGTGGACCTGGGCGCCGGCATCAAGGTGCACCACCGCCGCGAACTCGACGCGCTGCAGCGCGAGCTGCGCGAGATCCCCGGCGTGACCGTGCTGATCCACGACCAGACCTGCGCCGCCGAAAAGCGCCGTCGCCGCAAGAAGAACCAGTTCCCCGACCCGGCACGCCGCATGCAGATCAACAGCGCCGTCTGCGAAGGCTGCGGCGACTGCGGCGTGCAATCGAACTGCCTGTCGGTGGTGCCGCTGGAAACGCCCTATGGCCGCAAGCGCGCCATCGACCAATCCAGCTGCAACAAGGACTACTCCTGCGCCGAAGGCTTCTGCCCCAGCTTCGTCTCCGTGATGGGCGGCAAGCCCAAGAAAAGCGCGGCGCCCAAGGCCGACCAGGAACGCCTGCAGAAGCTGATCGCGCAATTGCCCCTGCCCGCCATGCCCGCGCTGGACCATCCCTACCGCCTGCTGGTGGCCGGCATGGGCGGCACCGGCGTCATCACCATCGGCGCCATCGTGTCGATGGCGGCGCATCTGGAAGGCCTGTCCGCCGCGGTGCTCGACCTGACCGGCCTGGCGCAGAAAGGCGGCACGGTGGTCAGCCACATCCGTCTGGCGCCTGCCGGCGCGCCGGCAGGCCCGGTGCGCCTGGACTGGCAGCAGGCCGACGCCGCGATCCTGTGCGACCCGGTCGCCTCCGTGGCGCCGGACTCGCTGGGCGCGCTGCGCCGCGGCCATACCCAGGTCACGGTCAACAGCTACGTCGCGCCGGTCTCCGATTTCACCCGCAACCCGGACGCGGCCATGCAGCCCGAAGCGCTGCTGGCCAAGATCCGCCACGCGGCGGGCGAATCCAACACCGCCGCGATCGACGCGCATGAAGCGGCGCTGGCCCTGTTCGGCGACAGCATCCTGTCCAATATGTTCATGCTGGGCTATGCCTGGCAGCGCGGCGGCGTGCCGCTATCGCAAGCGGCCATCAACCGCGCCATCGAACTCAACGGCGTGGCGGTGGCCGCCAACCGGGCCGCATTCGACAGCGGCCGCCTCGCGGCGCACCAGCCCGACGCGCTGGAAGGCGCGCTGCGGCCGCGCGCCCAGGTGGTGCAGCTGCATGTGCCCGAGTCGTTCGAACGCGCCGTCGCCCGCCGCATCGACGACCTCACCGCCTACCAGGACGCCGGCTATGCCCGCCAGTTCCAGGACGTGGTCGAAGCCGTCGCGGCGCGCGAACGCGAACTCGCGCCCGAGGCCAAGACCCCGCGCCTGGCGCTGGCGGTCGCGCGCGGCCTGTTCAAGCTCATGGCCTACAAGGACGAATACGAAGTCGCGCGGCTCTACACCGGCGAGTCGTTCCAGGCACAGCTGAAGGGCCAGTTCGAAGGCGACTACAGCCTGCGCTTCCACATGGCGCCGCCCATCTTCGCGCGCAAGGATCCGCGCACCGGCGTGCCGCGCAAGATGACGCTGGGCCCGCGCACCATGACCGCGCTGAAAATGCTGACGCGCCTGAAGGGCTTGCGCGGCACCTGGTTCGATCCCTTCGGCCACACCGCTGAACGCAAGATGGAACGGTCGCTGGTGCGCGAGTACCGCCAGACCATAGACCAGTTGCTCGCAGGGTTGACCCGCGACAAGCTGGCCCAAGCGGCTACAATCGCCGGCCTTGCAGAAACCATCCGCGGCTTCGGTCACGTGAAGGCTGCAAACGTCGAGAAGTATCGGACGGAGTTAGGCCGCTTGATGCAAACCTATACGGCGCCTGCCCCGCAAGATATGCCCCTGCGGAAAACCGCATAA
- a CDS encoding Lrp/AsnC family transcriptional regulator, which produces MDKTDIGILKALQEDGRASAQQLSEKVGLSAAPVWRRVKAMEASGVIQGYSAQVDRSKVGLGCMFAQISLERHSANTVENFERSVRDAPEILECYAVTGDSDFLLKILVESPEAYDRFLHRFLFNMPGIRQTRTIVALREIKHEQRLPL; this is translated from the coding sequence ATGGACAAGACCGATATCGGCATCCTCAAGGCCTTGCAGGAGGACGGCCGGGCCTCGGCGCAGCAGCTTTCAGAGAAGGTGGGCCTGTCGGCCGCGCCGGTGTGGCGGCGGGTGAAAGCGATGGAAGCCAGCGGGGTGATCCAGGGCTATAGCGCCCAGGTGGACCGCAGCAAGGTGGGGCTGGGCTGCATGTTCGCGCAGATCAGCCTGGAGCGGCATTCTGCCAATACGGTCGAGAACTTCGAGCGCTCGGTGCGCGACGCGCCCGAGATCCTTGAGTGCTATGCGGTCACGGGGGATTCGGACTTCCTGCTGAAGATCCTGGTGGAAAGCCCGGAAGCCTACGACCGGTTCCTGCACCGTTTCCTGTTCAACATGCCGGGCATACGCCAGACGCGCACCATCGTCGCGCTGCGTGAAATCAAGCACGAGCAGCGCCTGCCGCTGTAG